From the genome of Nasonia vitripennis strain AsymCx chromosome 1, Nvit_psr_1.1, whole genome shotgun sequence, one region includes:
- the LOC116415725 gene encoding uncharacterized protein LOC116415725 isoform X2: MSDDLRVGQTFTSYSEFEAFQFSYEQKGYKLSKVHGSQTKADPTLVDNSLTLQCNRYMELLNPEVTLLEKLRKSTKCGCMFEIKIKVTNNNNKELRIGDNSNLDHNDECISIVLKMKSANTVKPKDYKNAKDDWKRLDDLLNESSLKDMFDDLDEKLTNSDEACALAASSFDTFKIELMNTALSSTVNVQQADYETKSDEKDTVEDSNCSVKKTNLNLKKKMPITEQLEVEEVENSFNDEDFVFNTQPKTGGRPKQGKPRAIGLPPVSKVQMY; the protein is encoded by the exons ATGTCGGACGATCTCAGAGTTGGTCAAACTTTCACCTcttatagtgagtttgaagcGTTCCAATTCTCATATGAGCAAAAAGGATACAAATTATCAAAAGTTCATGGTAGTCAGACAAAGGCTGACCCTACTCTGGTAGACAACTCTTTGACCCTCCAGTGTAATCGCTATATGGAACTTTTAAATCCAGAGGTAACGCTGTTAGAAAAACTtagaaaaagtacaaaatgTGGGTGCATGTTTGAAATCAAGATAAAAGTAaccaataataataataaggagTTGAGGATTGGTGACAATTCTAATTTAGATCACAATGATGAGTGCATTTCCATAGTTCTCAAAATGAAAAGTGCTAACACTG taAAAccaaaagattataaaaatgcaaaagaTGATTGGAAACGCCTAGATGATTTGCTTAATGAAAGCTCGTTAAAGGATATGTTTGATGATTTAGATGAGAAGCTAACAAATAGTg ATGAAGCATGTGCATTGGCAGCAAGCAGTTTTGatacatttaaaatagaattgaTGAACACAGCTTTATCATCAACAGTTAACGTACAACAAGCAGATTATGAAACAAAATCTGATGAGAAGGATACCGTAGAAGATAGCAATTGTTCAGTTAAAAAAACCAATctcaatttaaagaaaaaaatgccaATTACTGAACAATTAGAAGTGGAAGAAGTTGAAAACTCATTCAACGATGAAGATTTTGTTTTCAATACTCAGCCCAAAACTGGAGGTAGGCCAAAGCAAGGCAAACCTCGAGCAATTGGTTTGCCTCCTGTATCAAAGGTACAGatgtattag
- the LOC116415725 gene encoding uncharacterized protein LOC116415725 isoform X1: protein MNNSIMSDDLRVGQTFTSYSEFEAFQFSYEQKGYKLSKVHGSQTKADPTLVDNSLTLQCNRYMELLNPEVTLLEKLRKSTKCGCMFEIKIKVTNNNNKELRIGDNSNLDHNDECISIVLKMKSANTVKPKDYKNAKDDWKRLDDLLNESSLKDMFDDLDEKLTNSDEACALAASSFDTFKIELMNTALSSTVNVQQADYETKSDEKDTVEDSNCSVKKTNLNLKKKMPITEQLEVEEVENSFNDEDFVFNTQPKTGGRPKQGKPRAIGLPPVSKVQMY, encoded by the exons ATG aaCAATTCCATTATGTCGGACGATCTCAGAGTTGGTCAAACTTTCACCTcttatagtgagtttgaagcGTTCCAATTCTCATATGAGCAAAAAGGATACAAATTATCAAAAGTTCATGGTAGTCAGACAAAGGCTGACCCTACTCTGGTAGACAACTCTTTGACCCTCCAGTGTAATCGCTATATGGAACTTTTAAATCCAGAGGTAACGCTGTTAGAAAAACTtagaaaaagtacaaaatgTGGGTGCATGTTTGAAATCAAGATAAAAGTAaccaataataataataaggagTTGAGGATTGGTGACAATTCTAATTTAGATCACAATGATGAGTGCATTTCCATAGTTCTCAAAATGAAAAGTGCTAACACTG taAAAccaaaagattataaaaatgcaaaagaTGATTGGAAACGCCTAGATGATTTGCTTAATGAAAGCTCGTTAAAGGATATGTTTGATGATTTAGATGAGAAGCTAACAAATAGTg ATGAAGCATGTGCATTGGCAGCAAGCAGTTTTGatacatttaaaatagaattgaTGAACACAGCTTTATCATCAACAGTTAACGTACAACAAGCAGATTATGAAACAAAATCTGATGAGAAGGATACCGTAGAAGATAGCAATTGTTCAGTTAAAAAAACCAATctcaatttaaagaaaaaaatgccaATTACTGAACAATTAGAAGTGGAAGAAGTTGAAAACTCATTCAACGATGAAGATTTTGTTTTCAATACTCAGCCCAAAACTGGAGGTAGGCCAAAGCAAGGCAAACCTCGAGCAATTGGTTTGCCTCCTGTATCAAAGGTACAGatgtattag